Proteins found in one Brevibacillus brevis genomic segment:
- a CDS encoding ABC transporter ATP-binding protein — MALLELTNVHTYYGGIHALKGLSITVNEGEVVTLIGSNGAGKSTTLKTICGQTRAKEGKVIFNGKDITQLRTHDIALAGIAHVPEGRRIFPKLTVRENLEMGAFSVSDKKVIEEGIERAFAYFPRLKERVNQKGGTMSGGEQQMLAIARGLMMKPKILMLDEPSMGLAPILVEQIFDIVTELNKEGMTILLVEQNANQALSVAHRGYVIQTGEIILQDDAQTLLMNPQIREAYLA, encoded by the coding sequence ATGGCATTGCTAGAGCTGACTAACGTTCATACGTATTACGGCGGCATCCACGCATTAAAAGGATTGAGTATAACGGTAAATGAAGGTGAAGTGGTGACGCTGATCGGTTCCAACGGGGCAGGTAAATCGACCACGTTGAAAACGATTTGTGGGCAGACTCGGGCCAAAGAAGGAAAAGTCATCTTTAATGGCAAAGACATTACGCAGCTGCGTACACATGATATTGCCTTAGCAGGAATCGCCCACGTTCCGGAAGGCCGCCGCATTTTTCCAAAGCTGACCGTACGCGAGAATTTGGAGATGGGTGCCTTTAGTGTATCCGATAAAAAGGTGATTGAAGAAGGAATCGAGCGTGCCTTTGCTTACTTTCCACGTCTGAAGGAACGGGTCAATCAAAAAGGTGGCACGATGTCCGGGGGCGAGCAGCAAATGCTGGCGATTGCTCGTGGACTGATGATGAAGCCAAAAATTCTCATGCTCGATGAACCATCGATGGGATTGGCGCCGATTTTGGTGGAGCAGATTTTTGACATCGTTACGGAGCTGAACAAGGAAGGCATGACGATTCTCTTGGTTGAACAAAATGCGAATCAAGCGCTGTCTGTCGCCCATCGCGGTTATGTGATTCAGACGGGCGAAATTATTTTGCAAGACGATGCCCAGACATTATTGATGAATCCGCAGATAAGAGAGGCGTATTTGGCGTAA
- a CDS encoding adenine deaminase C-terminal domain-containing protein: MRVRALSDRDYLNMIRVSRRQAPASLWIKGASVLNVYTKEWQEHHVVVAGERIAYVGEKEPLVDDQTVIMEAAGQYLVPGYIEPHAHPFQWYNPYTLADFALQTGTTGMVSDTLMLMHLPFSQTAAIMDSLAAHPVKQFFWGRLDPQTGKAHPSFTKDNLARMLEHPRVIQGGELTNWGGVLQEDETLLFGLKHTRDLGKRMEGHHPGASYETLNIAAASGITACHEAITAADLLSRIRLGMYATLRHSSIRPDLPELVKGWLELGVPWSSRMMLTSDGSTPPMHRDGFMDSTIRVAMEAGMPPEEAYVMATLNPAVYYGLDAEIGGIAPGRIADMLLLTAMDQPTPSIVIANGQRVAEKGNLLVPTVQPQWEEASLRLTDPLKKQAHPDWFRLRPDEDGKVPVLQMLNAVITRLSMENMPVDQDGYVSLQHDPQLAMIAIIDATGGNRTMAVLHGFGEHLEGLASTYSASGDWIVIGRDPQTMAQALERIREIKGGVVLIDKGKIICECPLPLAGKFASAPMEEVISMGENLVNQLRSKGHVHLDPIYSILFFTATHLPYARLTATGIVDVKSGQIVVPALPLP, encoded by the coding sequence ATGCGTGTACGAGCCCTATCAGATCGTGATTACTTGAACATGATTCGCGTGAGCAGACGTCAAGCACCGGCAAGCCTCTGGATAAAAGGCGCAAGCGTTCTAAATGTGTACACAAAAGAATGGCAAGAGCATCACGTCGTAGTGGCAGGAGAACGTATAGCTTATGTAGGAGAAAAAGAGCCGCTGGTCGATGACCAGACCGTAATCATGGAGGCGGCTGGGCAATATCTCGTGCCGGGTTACATCGAGCCTCACGCGCATCCGTTTCAATGGTATAACCCTTACACGTTGGCTGACTTTGCTTTGCAAACGGGGACGACTGGAATGGTGTCGGACACGTTAATGCTCATGCATCTGCCCTTTTCGCAAACGGCAGCGATCATGGATTCTTTGGCAGCACATCCCGTGAAGCAATTTTTCTGGGGTAGACTCGATCCGCAGACAGGGAAAGCTCATCCGTCGTTCACGAAGGACAATTTGGCGCGAATGCTGGAACATCCACGCGTGATCCAGGGTGGGGAGTTGACAAATTGGGGCGGCGTTTTGCAAGAGGATGAGACGCTGCTTTTTGGTTTGAAGCATACGCGGGACTTGGGCAAAAGGATGGAGGGGCATCATCCGGGAGCTTCTTACGAGACATTGAACATTGCCGCAGCATCCGGCATAACAGCTTGTCACGAGGCTATCACCGCAGCCGATTTGCTGTCGCGTATCCGTTTAGGCATGTATGCGACACTGCGCCATTCCTCTATTCGTCCTGATCTGCCGGAGCTGGTGAAGGGCTGGCTGGAGTTGGGGGTGCCGTGGTCTTCACGAATGATGCTGACATCGGATGGAAGCACGCCCCCGATGCATCGTGACGGGTTCATGGATAGTACGATCCGTGTGGCCATGGAAGCGGGGATGCCGCCAGAGGAAGCGTATGTCATGGCGACGCTGAACCCGGCTGTCTATTATGGGCTGGACGCGGAGATCGGAGGAATTGCGCCGGGTCGAATCGCGGATATGCTGTTGTTGACGGCAATGGATCAACCGACTCCATCCATCGTGATTGCGAACGGACAACGAGTAGCAGAAAAAGGAAACCTGCTCGTCCCAACCGTTCAGCCACAATGGGAGGAAGCTTCGTTACGTTTGACAGATCCATTGAAAAAACAGGCACATCCCGATTGGTTCCGTTTGCGCCCAGATGAGGACGGCAAGGTACCTGTGCTACAGATGCTGAATGCCGTTATAACCCGGCTGTCGATGGAGAACATGCCCGTTGATCAGGATGGATACGTATCCTTGCAGCATGATCCGCAGTTGGCAATGATCGCTATTATTGATGCGACTGGAGGCAATCGAACAATGGCAGTGCTTCATGGCTTCGGTGAGCATCTCGAAGGGCTGGCCAGCACCTATTCAGCCTCTGGGGATTGGATCGTAATCGGACGCGATCCCCAAACGATGGCACAAGCACTGGAACGTATTCGGGAAATAAAAGGTGGAGTCGTCCTGATCGATAAAGGAAAAATTATTTGCGAATGCCCATTGCCTCTTGCTGGAAAATTCGCGTCTGCACCGATGGAAGAAGTAATCAGCATGGGTGAAAATTTGGTAAATCAGCTTCGTTCCAAAGGACATGTCCATCTCGATCCGATTTATTCGATTTTGTTTTTTACGGCTACCCACTTGCCCTATGCACGTCTAACGGCAACAGGCATTGTCGACGTGAAGAGTGGGCAAATCGTCGTTCCGGCACTTCCTCTACCTTGA
- a CDS encoding branched-chain amino acid ABC transporter permease has protein sequence MANFAWKSFKGIPLVFTLIWIVAFSAALYLMDKSVIAFLGILSSIVLVYYTNTSKSIKMTIGAIVLLLIIPLVAGENRYYMEVASQVGIYVAMALGLNIVVGFAGLLDLGYVAFFAAGAYAYAIFSTSQANEFIAGNLFPLSGEWFWPFLIVGLIVAAVFGILLGLPVLRVKGDYLAIVTLGFGEIIRIVFNNLDKPINITNGPQGITPIPSPELFGIKMGTPFYFYFIVLFVIAFIVLANIRFEHSRLGRAWIAVREDELAAQSMGISLLNTKLAAFALGASFAGVVGVIFAAKQTFIDPTSFTLMESIGILVMVILGGSGSIPGVVLGAAFVTILQVQLLKEFSNFLHGLQNSGIISLPNQLDPSKFQRLIFGIMLILVALYRPNGLIPAKRKKNDLDAIKKSEFGKEKLGILGRLSQLTSGKQS, from the coding sequence ATGGCAAATTTCGCTTGGAAATCGTTCAAAGGCATTCCGCTCGTATTCACGTTGATTTGGATTGTAGCCTTTTCGGCTGCATTGTACTTGATGGATAAATCAGTCATTGCGTTTCTCGGCATTCTTTCTTCCATTGTGCTTGTCTATTACACCAATACCTCCAAATCGATCAAAATGACGATTGGGGCTATTGTTCTCCTCCTGATCATTCCATTGGTAGCAGGTGAAAACCGATACTACATGGAAGTAGCTTCACAGGTAGGCATCTACGTAGCGATGGCTCTGGGCTTGAATATCGTAGTAGGCTTTGCTGGTCTGCTTGACTTGGGTTACGTTGCGTTTTTTGCTGCTGGGGCTTATGCGTATGCGATTTTCTCGACCTCGCAAGCGAATGAGTTTATTGCAGGGAATCTGTTCCCGCTCTCCGGTGAGTGGTTTTGGCCATTTCTTATAGTTGGCTTGATTGTGGCTGCTGTTTTCGGAATATTGCTAGGATTGCCAGTTCTCAGAGTAAAAGGCGATTACCTCGCAATCGTGACTTTGGGCTTTGGTGAAATCATTCGCATTGTTTTCAATAACCTGGACAAGCCCATCAACATCACCAACGGTCCGCAGGGAATCACGCCGATTCCGTCTCCTGAGCTGTTTGGGATCAAAATGGGGACGCCATTTTACTTTTACTTCATTGTGTTGTTTGTGATTGCCTTTATCGTTTTGGCGAATATACGCTTTGAACATTCCCGTTTGGGACGTGCATGGATTGCGGTGCGCGAGGATGAGCTGGCTGCCCAGTCTATGGGGATTTCCCTGTTGAATACCAAGCTGGCTGCATTCGCATTGGGTGCCTCCTTCGCTGGTGTCGTGGGTGTTATCTTTGCAGCCAAGCAGACGTTTATCGATCCGACTTCCTTTACGCTGATGGAATCGATCGGGATATTGGTCATGGTTATTCTGGGTGGTAGTGGCAGCATTCCAGGGGTTGTGCTCGGTGCCGCTTTTGTCACGATCTTGCAGGTACAGCTGTTAAAAGAATTCTCCAACTTCCTGCACGGTCTGCAAAATTCGGGAATCATCAGTTTGCCGAACCAGCTGGACCCATCCAAGTTCCAGCGACTCATTTTCGGAATTATGCTCATTCTCGTTGCCTTGTATCGCCCTAACGGATTGATTCCGGCCAAACGGAAGAAAAACGATCTCGATGCGATCAAAAAGAGTGAGTTTGGCAAAGAAAAGCTGGGGATTCTCGGCAGACTGTCCCAATTGACTTCTGGAAAACAGTCGTAG
- a CDS encoding PLP-dependent aminotransferase family protein translates to MLDISPRFVEGSEPLYLQLYRYFCTEIQGRRLISGTRLPSVRALSGFLQVSKTTVESAYHQLMAEGYIESRERSGFYVVDVDWDGPIPAPIGKGQQAAKTAYVQPSLPTSSAVPIQYNFHQARVDAEHFPFDRWRKYTNQCMQEENKQVLYYGDGQGEPQLREELARYLGRARGVQATPEQIVIGAGTQVMISLLGFLFGTRGQAVAMEEPGYHGVRVVFSHLGYDVRPIKLAEDGIDLEALSESGAQLVYITPSHQDPSGIVMPYAKRLKLLHWANQTGSYIMEDDYDGEFRYHGKPIPSLQGLDTQGRVIYLGTFSKALLPSIRISYMVLPHALLAVYQEKMADFDQSASRIHQETLALFMKNGDWERHIRRMRTLYRKKHGALLQCLQEHFGAYIRIKGQDAGLSVTVEVKSESSSQQLTQIAAASGVRVYPTAHKWVHPQENGLPAFQFGFGGQTIEEIEEGIRLLKRAWEPYLHKDMG, encoded by the coding sequence TTGCTAGATATTAGTCCCCGCTTTGTAGAAGGGAGCGAGCCTCTCTATTTACAGCTTTATCGCTATTTTTGTACAGAAATCCAAGGGAGGCGCTTAATCTCCGGGACGCGTCTGCCTTCTGTTCGGGCATTGAGCGGATTTTTGCAGGTGAGTAAAACGACTGTCGAGAGTGCCTATCACCAGCTCATGGCAGAAGGCTACATCGAGAGTCGGGAGCGCAGCGGATTTTATGTAGTCGATGTGGACTGGGATGGGCCTATACCTGCACCTATAGGGAAAGGGCAGCAAGCAGCTAAAACAGCTTACGTCCAACCCTCTCTGCCTACGTCCTCAGCAGTTCCGATCCAATATAATTTTCACCAAGCGCGCGTTGATGCCGAGCATTTTCCTTTTGACCGTTGGCGCAAGTACACCAACCAGTGCATGCAGGAAGAAAATAAGCAAGTGCTCTACTACGGCGACGGACAAGGCGAGCCGCAGCTGCGGGAGGAGCTCGCACGCTATCTCGGACGTGCTCGGGGTGTGCAAGCTACGCCAGAACAAATTGTGATCGGTGCGGGGACGCAGGTGATGATCAGCTTATTGGGGTTCTTATTCGGGACGCGGGGACAGGCTGTTGCGATGGAAGAGCCGGGCTATCACGGTGTTCGTGTCGTGTTTTCCCATTTGGGCTATGATGTGCGCCCGATCAAGCTGGCGGAGGATGGAATCGATTTGGAAGCGCTCAGTGAGAGTGGAGCGCAACTGGTTTATATAACCCCGTCTCATCAGGACCCGTCTGGAATTGTCATGCCGTATGCCAAACGGCTAAAGCTGCTACACTGGGCGAATCAGACGGGGAGCTACATCATGGAGGATGACTACGATGGTGAGTTTCGCTATCATGGCAAGCCGATTCCTTCGCTTCAAGGGCTGGATACACAGGGACGCGTTATTTATCTGGGGACGTTTTCCAAGGCGTTGCTGCCGTCGATTCGCATTAGCTATATGGTTTTGCCGCATGCGTTATTGGCGGTGTATCAGGAGAAAATGGCTGACTTTGACCAGTCGGCATCGCGTATTCATCAGGAGACGCTGGCCCTGTTCATGAAAAATGGCGATTGGGAGCGGCATATTCGCAGGATGCGGACGCTTTACCGCAAAAAGCATGGGGCACTGCTTCAGTGCTTACAGGAACACTTTGGGGCGTACATCCGGATTAAGGGTCAGGATGCCGGGCTGTCTGTGACGGTAGAAGTGAAAAGTGAGAGCAGTTCGCAACAGTTGACGCAAATCGCGGCTGCATCAGGCGTTCGTGTCTATCCAACCGCACATAAATGGGTCCATCCGCAAGAAAATGGACTGCCGGCCTTTCAGTTTGGGTTCGGGGGGCAGACCATCGAGGAGATTGAGGAGGGCATTCGTCTGTTAAAACGTGCATGGGAGCCTTATTTGCACAAGGATATGGGCTAG
- a CDS encoding branched-chain amino acid ABC transporter substrate-binding protein — protein sequence MKKRSYVGVLSAVLAASMALTGCAGNGNSSGGSNASGGQSQPAPGNSGGGTTEGGLIKIATQSPLSGSNSAIGDAIKTGAGYALEQRKEEFKALGFDLQLFPQDDQGDPKIGVSNAEMLISDPDVYGVVGHYNTGVAIPSSVKYEEGKLVMVSPANTGVKLTEEGKKTVHRICARDDAQGPKAALYAKNTLGVKTAYIIHDKTAYGQGLSDQVKMQFEKDGVQILGFEGITQGEKDYSAVLNQVTVKNPDIIFFGGLYPEGGILIKQAREKGFKGYFMGGDGLDSSDMIKIAGNAVEGVVFTSVAGDVTQTEEGKKWAEEYKKATNKPLETYSVYGFDSMNVILNGVLEAAKANGGKKPTREQVLDAVHKTKDFQGQFTKVTFDEKGDNTNADVFIYKFDKDKSIFVGKAE from the coding sequence ATGAAAAAGCGTTCTTATGTGGGGGTTTTATCTGCGGTATTGGCTGCGAGTATGGCATTAACAGGTTGCGCAGGAAACGGTAATTCAAGCGGCGGAAGTAACGCAAGCGGGGGGCAAAGTCAGCCAGCTCCAGGAAACAGTGGTGGAGGAACGACCGAGGGTGGCCTCATCAAAATTGCCACACAATCCCCTCTGTCCGGGAGCAATTCTGCTATCGGTGATGCGATTAAGACAGGAGCGGGTTACGCTCTCGAACAGCGCAAGGAAGAGTTTAAAGCACTTGGCTTTGATCTCCAGCTTTTCCCTCAGGATGATCAAGGCGACCCGAAAATCGGGGTATCCAATGCGGAGATGCTCATCTCTGATCCCGATGTGTACGGTGTAGTTGGGCATTATAACACAGGGGTTGCGATTCCATCGTCTGTAAAGTACGAGGAAGGCAAGCTGGTCATGGTATCCCCGGCAAACACAGGCGTAAAGCTCACGGAGGAAGGCAAGAAAACCGTTCATCGAATCTGTGCTCGCGATGATGCACAAGGACCAAAGGCTGCTCTATATGCAAAAAATACACTTGGTGTAAAAACGGCCTATATTATCCATGATAAGACAGCATACGGCCAAGGTCTGAGTGATCAAGTGAAGATGCAATTCGAAAAGGACGGGGTTCAAATCCTTGGCTTTGAGGGCATTACCCAGGGCGAAAAGGACTATAGCGCGGTACTTAACCAGGTAACGGTGAAAAACCCGGACATCATCTTTTTTGGCGGTCTTTATCCAGAAGGTGGAATTTTGATCAAGCAAGCTCGTGAAAAAGGATTTAAGGGTTATTTTATGGGTGGCGACGGCTTGGATTCTTCTGATATGATAAAAATAGCCGGTAATGCCGTCGAAGGAGTAGTCTTTACGTCAGTAGCTGGAGACGTAACGCAAACCGAAGAGGGCAAGAAATGGGCTGAAGAGTACAAGAAAGCCACAAACAAGCCTCTGGAAACCTATTCCGTCTATGGTTTCGACTCCATGAACGTCATCCTCAATGGTGTCTTGGAAGCTGCCAAAGCGAACGGAGGCAAAAAACCAACCCGCGAGCAAGTCCTCGATGCAGTCCACAAAACCAAAGATTTTCAGGGTCAATTCACCAAGGTTACCTTTGATGAAAAAGGTGACAACACAAATGCAGATGTATTCATTTACAAGTTTGACAAGGACAAATCCATTTTCGTAGGCAAGGCCGAGTAA
- a CDS encoding branched-chain amino acid ABC transporter permease has protein sequence MLAPFPRENKSSQRNECRKFVQVYKGNEGWESMINILPQVLVDGLTLGFMYAVVALGYTMVYGILEIINFAHGDIFMVGAFIGTEVLLISDALGALEGMNPFVALFITLIIAMVLTGALGVGIERIAYRPLRGAPRLVPLISAIGVSFLLQDLVRFTEALARNEFYLNSPALFTGSIPLGSIATIPTKGLIVIVIAIVMMIALTLFVNKTKWGIAMRAVAQDQSTASLMTINVNKVIMLTFLIGSSLGGATGVLFAQNYGTIDPYIGFILGLKAFTAAVLGGIGNLRGAMIGGVLLGLLESLSGAFMGPLTNGAFGAEYKDVFAFSILILVLLFKPEGLFGEAVKEKV, from the coding sequence GTGTTGGCCCCTTTTCCACGAGAAAATAAGTCCAGTCAACGAAACGAATGCAGAAAATTTGTACAAGTCTACAAGGGAAATGAGGGATGGGAAAGCATGATCAATATTTTGCCTCAGGTGTTGGTTGACGGATTGACACTTGGATTTATGTACGCAGTCGTGGCTTTGGGCTACACAATGGTTTACGGGATTTTAGAAATTATCAACTTTGCCCATGGAGACATTTTCATGGTCGGAGCCTTTATCGGTACAGAGGTATTATTGATCTCTGATGCACTAGGGGCACTTGAAGGTATGAATCCATTTGTCGCACTTTTCATAACACTCATAATTGCCATGGTATTAACTGGTGCTTTGGGGGTAGGGATTGAGAGGATTGCCTATCGACCATTGCGCGGAGCACCTCGTCTTGTGCCGTTGATTTCGGCGATTGGCGTATCATTTTTGCTGCAAGACCTCGTACGTTTTACAGAAGCACTGGCTCGCAATGAGTTTTATCTGAACAGTCCCGCTCTTTTTACAGGATCGATTCCATTAGGAAGTATTGCTACGATTCCAACAAAAGGCTTGATCGTGATTGTAATTGCGATCGTCATGATGATTGCATTGACGTTGTTTGTGAATAAAACAAAGTGGGGAATCGCCATGCGCGCCGTCGCACAGGACCAGAGTACGGCTTCGCTGATGACCATAAATGTAAACAAAGTAATCATGCTTACGTTTTTGATTGGCTCCAGCCTGGGTGGCGCGACAGGCGTTCTGTTTGCCCAAAACTATGGGACGATCGATCCGTATATCGGTTTTATCCTCGGTCTAAAAGCATTTACAGCTGCCGTACTCGGCGGGATTGGGAATCTGCGTGGTGCGATGATCGGTGGCGTACTCCTCGGTCTTCTTGAATCCTTGTCCGGTGCCTTTATGGGGCCGTTGACCAACGGTGCCTTTGGTGCAGAGTACAAAGACGTGTTTGCGTTCAGTATTTTAATTCTCGTGCTTCTCTTCAAGCCAGAAGGACTGTTTGGCGAAGCTGTAAAAGAGAAAGTGTAG
- a CDS encoding ABC transporter ATP-binding protein, which translates to MALLEAKNLTKRFGGLVANQDVSIDIEKGSITAVIGPNGAGKTTFFNMITGFYEPDEGEILLNGKSIKKLRPDQIASRGITRTFQNIRLFKEMTALENVMVGVHSRLSAGILGILFNSKRVRQEEERTRVEAYQLMEYVGIAHIANEAAGSLPYGLQRRLEIARAMATNPQIILLDEPAAGMNPRETVEMTDFIRRLKKELDLTIILIEHDMKLVMGLSEYIHVLDYGRKIAEGTPEQIRNNPNVIEAYLGKSASDVS; encoded by the coding sequence ATGGCATTGTTAGAGGCAAAAAATTTAACGAAGCGCTTTGGTGGCTTGGTAGCCAATCAAGACGTCTCGATTGACATCGAAAAAGGAAGCATTACGGCGGTCATCGGTCCGAATGGGGCTGGAAAAACGACTTTTTTCAATATGATTACCGGATTTTACGAGCCAGACGAGGGAGAAATTCTTCTGAATGGCAAAAGCATCAAGAAGCTTCGTCCTGATCAGATCGCGAGTCGCGGTATCACCCGCACCTTTCAAAACATTCGTCTGTTCAAGGAAATGACGGCATTGGAAAATGTCATGGTGGGTGTGCATAGCCGTTTATCCGCTGGAATTCTCGGAATCTTGTTCAACTCCAAACGTGTACGCCAGGAGGAAGAGCGGACGCGCGTTGAGGCTTATCAGCTCATGGAGTATGTCGGGATCGCGCATATTGCCAATGAAGCGGCTGGGAGTCTGCCTTACGGACTGCAACGACGCTTGGAAATTGCCCGGGCGATGGCGACAAATCCACAAATCATTTTGCTCGATGAACCAGCGGCAGGGATGAACCCTCGCGAAACGGTTGAGATGACGGATTTTATTCGTCGGCTGAAAAAAGAGCTCGATTTGACGATTATCTTGATCGAGCATGATATGAAGCTGGTCATGGGACTAAGCGAATACATTCACGTGCTGGATTACGGGAGAAAAATTGCAGAAGGAACACCCGAACAAATCCGCAACAACCCTAACGTCATTGAGGCCTATCTCGGAAAAAGTGCGTCGGACGTGTCGTAG